One part of the Mangrovibacillus cuniculi genome encodes these proteins:
- a CDS encoding CtsR family transcriptional regulator, producing the protein MRNISDIIEAYIKQIIDSSPSDIVEMKRSEMADKFSCVPSQINYVINTRFTVERGYLVESKRGGGGYIRIMKIKLHDRSDMIDQAIEVTGNNVTQPAAESIVLRLFEEKIITQREARMIVGIMDRSVLNLDLPYRDQLRASLLKTMLQTLKFK; encoded by the coding sequence ATGAGAAATATATCAGACATTATAGAAGCTTATATAAAACAGATTATAGATAGCAGTCCATCTGACATAGTAGAGATGAAACGAAGTGAAATGGCTGATAAATTCAGTTGTGTACCAAGTCAAATCAACTATGTAATAAATACTAGGTTTACTGTCGAAAGAGGATACTTGGTCGAAAGTAAGCGTGGCGGTGGTGGCTATATTAGGATTATGAAAATAAAACTTCATGACCGTTCAGATATGATAGACCAGGCAATTGAAGTGACAGGTAACAATGTCACACAACCAGCTGCAGAGAGTATAGTATTACGGTTATTTGAAGAAAAAATTATTACACAACGTGAAGCTAGAATGATCGTGGGAATTATGGATAGATCGGTTTTGAACCTTGATCTACCATACAGAGACCAGCTGCGAGCTTCTTTATTAAAAACAATGCTACAAACCCTTAAATTCAAATAA
- a CDS encoding UvrB/UvrC motif-containing protein, producing the protein MECQRCHAREAALHVTQVVNGEKREMHLCEKCAQEQGDMSMFSSSDFSLQHILAGLFSPESYVIPNQSKPTTSLEKQVVSCPRCGMTLQKFSKVGKVGCGECYETFEEHLKPALRRLHGGSIEHLGKVPVRAGENIHRKRHIISLKEKLKDLIHQEEFEEAAKVRDEIRLLQEQMGEE; encoded by the coding sequence ATGGAATGTCAACGATGTCATGCTCGCGAAGCTGCTTTACATGTAACACAGGTAGTTAATGGAGAAAAGCGAGAAATGCATCTATGTGAGAAATGTGCCCAGGAGCAAGGGGATATGAGTATGTTTTCATCATCTGACTTTTCGTTACAACATATCTTAGCAGGTTTATTTTCACCAGAGTCTTATGTGATTCCAAATCAATCCAAACCAACAACTAGTTTGGAAAAACAAGTGGTATCATGTCCGCGTTGTGGAATGACTTTACAAAAGTTTTCTAAAGTAGGAAAGGTTGGTTGCGGTGAATGTTATGAAACATTCGAAGAACACCTTAAACCAGCATTAAGAAGGTTGCATGGCGGTAGTATAGAACATTTAGGCAAAGTCCCTGTTCGAGCTGGTGAAAATATACATCGGAAAAGACATATCATATCCTTGAAAGAAAAACTAAAAGACTTAATCCACCAAGAGGAATTTGAAGAAGCCGCTAAAGTACGGGATGAAATTAGATTATTACAAGAGCAAATGGGGGAAGAGTGA
- a CDS encoding protein arginine kinase codes for MIPETMLQTGRSPWMDWNGPENDIVLSSRIRLARNLEDIEFPTTHSLEEGKHVLKKIYDAWKEEQQTINVPSYWTLMSELSSLKRAVLVEKHLISPLLASHEENGAVLISEKENVSVLVNEEDHIRIQSLLPGLQLKEAFQTATEVDDLLEKSLTYSYHDSFGYLTSCPTNVGTGLRASVLIHLPGLVLTNRINRLITAVSQLGLVVRGIYGEGSEALGNMFQISNQTTLGKSEEELIEHLESVVHQIIQQERLARETLVKQSNIQLEDRVHRSFGTLKYARIIESKEASQCLSDIQLGIDLGYIKGLQRPLLTELMIQSQPAFLQLGAGETLSASQRDVRRANLIRSRLKEELKEE; via the coding sequence ATGATCCCAGAGACAATGTTACAAACAGGTCGCAGTCCTTGGATGGACTGGAATGGACCAGAAAATGATATTGTATTAAGTTCGCGTATTAGATTAGCCCGGAACTTAGAAGACATAGAATTTCCAACAACACATTCTTTAGAAGAGGGTAAACACGTTTTAAAGAAAATCTATGACGCATGGAAAGAAGAACAACAAACAATTAACGTTCCATCCTATTGGACGCTTATGAGCGAGTTATCATCTTTAAAAAGAGCTGTGCTAGTGGAAAAACACCTAATTAGTCCCTTGCTAGCCTCTCATGAAGAGAATGGAGCAGTACTGATATCTGAAAAAGAAAACGTAAGTGTCTTGGTGAACGAAGAAGATCATATAAGAATACAAAGTCTACTTCCAGGATTGCAATTAAAAGAAGCATTTCAAACTGCCACAGAGGTGGACGATCTGTTAGAAAAGTCTTTAACCTATTCTTATCATGACTCATTTGGCTATTTAACTAGTTGTCCTACAAATGTAGGTACTGGTTTACGAGCTTCTGTTCTAATACATCTCCCAGGTCTTGTACTTACTAATCGAATCAATCGTCTCATTACTGCTGTTAGCCAATTAGGTTTGGTGGTAAGAGGAATTTATGGTGAAGGCTCAGAAGCATTAGGAAACATGTTTCAAATATCCAATCAAACGACGTTAGGGAAATCGGAAGAAGAGTTGATTGAACATTTAGAATCTGTCGTTCATCAAATCATTCAACAAGAACGTCTTGCAAGAGAGACATTAGTTAAGCAATCCAACATACAATTAGAAGATAGAGTACATCGTTCTTTTGGAACGTTGAAATATGCAAGAATTATTGAATCAAAAGAAGCTTCTCAATGTTTATCGGATATACAATTAGGGATAGACTTAGGGTATATTAAGGGACTTCAGCGTCCATTATTAACGGAATTGATGATACAAAGTCAGCCAGCATTTTTGCAACTAGGAGCAGGAGAAACTTTATCTGCTAGTCAACGCGATGTGAGAAGAGCTAACTTAATCAGATCTAGATTAAAAGAAGAACTGAAGGAGGAATAA
- the clpC gene encoding ATP-dependent protease ATP-binding subunit ClpC, which yields MMFGRFTERAQKVLALAQEEAVRLSHNNIGTEHILLGLIREGEGIAAKALQGLNLGSEKIQKEVETLIGKGTEKPDNPHYTPRAKKVIELSMDEARKLGHSYVGTEHILLGLIREGEGVAARVLNNLGVSLNKARQQVLQLLGSNETAGHQGNTTTNANTPTLDSLARDLTAVAREGSLDPVIGRSKEIQRVIEVLSRRTKNNPVLIGEPGVGKTAIAEGLAQQIVANEVPEILRDKRVMTLDMGTVVAGTKYRGEFEDRLKKVMDEIRQAGNIILFIDELHTLIGAGGAEGAIDASNILKPSLARGELQCIGATTLDEYRKYIEKDAALERRFQPIQVDEPTVEESIQILTGLRDRYEAHHRVSITDSAIDAAVKLSDRYITDRFLPDKAIDLIDEAGSKVRLRSYTTPPNLKELEQRLENIKNEKDEAVQSQEFEKAASLRDTEQRLREELDDTKKSWKEQQGQENTEVTVEDIATVVSNWTGVPVSKLAQTETDRLLNLEEILHKRVIGQEEAVKAISKAVRRARAGLKDPKRPIGSFIFLGPTGVGKTELARALAESMFGDEEAMIRIDMSEYMEKHSTSRLVGSPPGYVGYDEGGQLTEKVRRKPYSVVLLDEIEKAHPDVFNILLQVLEDGRLTDSKGRTVDFRNTIVIMTSNVGAEQLKKNKNVGFNVNDGEQDYKDMKGNVLQELKRAFRPEFLNRVDETIVFHSLEKTHIKEIVTLLAGQLTKRLADQDLHVSITDAAKEKLSDEGFDQEYGARPLRRAIQKHVEDRLSEDLLRGSIKMGDHIELDYREGEFLVNKKEPSVQS from the coding sequence ATGATGTTTGGTCGATTTACAGAGCGTGCACAAAAAGTATTAGCATTAGCACAAGAAGAGGCAGTTCGATTGTCTCATAATAATATTGGTACAGAGCACATACTGTTAGGGTTAATTCGTGAAGGAGAAGGCATTGCTGCAAAAGCACTCCAAGGCCTTAACTTGGGTTCTGAAAAAATTCAAAAAGAAGTAGAAACGTTAATTGGTAAAGGTACAGAAAAGCCAGATAATCCGCATTATACTCCAAGAGCCAAAAAAGTTATTGAACTTTCAATGGATGAAGCTCGTAAACTAGGTCATTCATACGTAGGTACGGAGCATATTTTACTAGGGTTAATCCGTGAAGGAGAAGGCGTTGCTGCCCGAGTGTTAAACAACTTAGGTGTAAGCTTAAACAAAGCCCGCCAGCAAGTACTTCAACTTCTTGGTAGTAATGAAACAGCTGGTCACCAAGGAAATACTACGACAAATGCTAATACCCCTACATTAGATTCGTTAGCTAGAGATCTTACTGCTGTAGCTAGAGAAGGAAGCTTAGATCCGGTTATCGGGAGAAGTAAAGAAATTCAACGTGTAATTGAAGTATTAAGCCGTCGTACAAAAAACAATCCTGTATTAATTGGTGAACCAGGGGTAGGTAAAACTGCTATAGCTGAAGGCCTAGCACAACAAATTGTGGCAAATGAAGTTCCAGAAATCTTACGTGACAAGCGAGTAATGACATTAGATATGGGTACAGTTGTTGCGGGTACTAAGTATCGTGGTGAATTTGAAGATCGTTTGAAGAAAGTTATGGACGAAATACGACAAGCAGGTAATATTATTCTATTCATTGATGAGTTACACACGCTGATTGGTGCTGGAGGAGCGGAGGGAGCCATTGATGCTTCGAATATTCTAAAGCCGTCTCTAGCACGTGGTGAACTTCAATGTATTGGTGCTACAACGCTAGATGAGTATCGTAAATATATTGAAAAAGATGCTGCATTAGAGCGACGTTTCCAACCAATTCAAGTCGATGAACCTACTGTAGAAGAATCTATTCAAATTCTAACTGGTTTACGTGATCGATATGAAGCGCATCATCGTGTATCCATTACAGATTCAGCAATTGATGCGGCGGTGAAATTATCAGATCGTTATATTACAGATCGATTTTTACCAGATAAGGCAATTGACCTTATTGATGAAGCTGGTTCTAAAGTTCGTTTACGTTCCTACACAACACCACCTAACTTAAAAGAATTAGAGCAACGTCTAGAAAATATTAAAAACGAAAAAGACGAGGCTGTGCAAAGCCAAGAATTTGAAAAAGCTGCTTCCTTACGTGATACAGAACAGCGATTACGTGAAGAATTAGATGATACGAAAAAGTCTTGGAAGGAACAACAAGGCCAAGAAAATACGGAAGTAACAGTTGAAGATATTGCTACGGTAGTATCCAACTGGACTGGTGTACCAGTTTCTAAGTTAGCACAAACAGAAACAGATCGTTTGTTGAACCTAGAAGAGATCTTACACAAACGAGTTATTGGGCAAGAAGAAGCAGTTAAAGCTATCTCTAAAGCAGTTCGCCGTGCACGTGCAGGACTGAAGGATCCTAAGCGTCCAATTGGCTCCTTTATTTTCTTGGGACCTACTGGAGTAGGTAAAACAGAATTAGCTAGAGCTTTAGCTGAGTCTATGTTTGGTGACGAAGAAGCAATGATTCGTATTGATATGTCCGAATACATGGAAAAACACTCTACTTCTCGTCTCGTTGGTTCTCCTCCAGGATACGTAGGATACGATGAGGGTGGACAATTAACAGAAAAAGTACGTCGTAAGCCTTATTCAGTAGTGCTTCTAGATGAGATTGAAAAGGCACATCCAGACGTATTTAATATCTTGTTGCAAGTATTAGAAGATGGTCGTTTAACAGACTCTAAGGGTCGTACAGTTGACTTTAGAAATACGATTGTCATCATGACATCTAACGTAGGTGCTGAACAGTTGAAGAAGAATAAGAATGTCGGCTTCAATGTTAACGATGGAGAACAAGACTATAAAGATATGAAAGGGAATGTTCTGCAAGAATTGAAGCGAGCTTTCCGTCCAGAGTTCTTAAACCGTGTAGATGAGACAATTGTCTTCCACTCTCTTGAGAAGACACATATTAAAGAGATTGTTACTCTTCTAGCGGGACAGTTAACAAAACGTTTGGCAGATCAAGATTTACACGTATCTATTACAGATGCAGCGAAAGAAAAGCTATCTGATGAAGGTTTTGATCAAGAGTATGGTGCTCGACCTTTAAGAAGAGCGATCCAGAAGCATGTAGAGGATCGCTTGTCAGAAGATTTACTTCGAGGATCAATCAAAATGGGTGACCATATTGAATTAGATTACAGAGAAGGAGAGTTCTTAGTTAATAAAAAAGAGCCTTCTGTACAATCATAA
- the radA gene encoding DNA repair protein RadA → MAKKKTKFMCQSCGYESPKWMGRCPGCGEWNQMVEEVEVVTKTRGVFNHTASSTPTKATPLTSIESMEEPRVTTDMLELNRVLGGGIVPGSLVLIGGDPGIGKSTLLLQVSDQLTRKQEKVLYISGEESVKQTKLRANRLDIKSENLYVYAETNLDPIRQTIEELSPPFVIIDSIQTIYHPDVTSAPGSVSQVRECTAELMRLAKTKGIAIFIVGHVTKEGSIAGPRILEHMVDTVLYFEGERHHSYRILRAVKNRFGSTNEMGIFEMKEIGLEEVANPSEMFLEERSKGAAGSTVVASMEGTRPVLVEIQALISPTSYGNPRRMATGIDHSRLPLIMAVLEKRLGMLLQQQDAYVKVAGGVKLDEPAIDLAVAVSVVSSFRDQPTKPTDCIIGEVGLTGEVRRVSRVEQRVQEAAKLGFERIILPANNIGGWTPPSSIQVIGVHSVAEAMKYALGGT, encoded by the coding sequence ATGGCTAAAAAGAAAACCAAATTCATGTGCCAGTCTTGTGGATATGAATCACCGAAATGGATGGGAAGATGTCCTGGATGTGGTGAATGGAATCAAATGGTGGAAGAAGTAGAAGTAGTGACAAAAACAAGAGGAGTATTTAATCATACAGCCTCTTCTACACCTACTAAAGCAACTCCGCTTACCTCAATTGAATCAATGGAAGAACCTCGAGTTACTACAGATATGTTGGAGCTTAACCGAGTTTTAGGTGGGGGGATAGTACCAGGTTCGTTAGTGTTAATCGGAGGAGATCCGGGGATCGGGAAATCCACTCTATTACTCCAAGTTTCCGATCAATTAACGAGAAAACAAGAGAAGGTATTATACATTTCTGGAGAAGAATCTGTTAAACAAACAAAACTTAGAGCAAATCGGTTAGATATCAAGAGTGAAAATCTTTATGTATACGCAGAAACAAACCTTGACCCTATCAGACAAACAATTGAGGAGTTATCACCACCTTTTGTTATTATTGACTCCATCCAAACTATCTATCACCCAGATGTTACTTCTGCCCCAGGATCCGTATCGCAAGTTAGGGAATGCACGGCAGAGTTGATGCGTTTAGCCAAGACAAAAGGGATTGCCATCTTTATCGTTGGTCACGTAACGAAAGAAGGCTCCATTGCAGGTCCAAGAATTTTAGAGCACATGGTAGATACCGTTCTTTACTTTGAAGGTGAAAGACACCATTCGTATCGAATTCTACGAGCTGTAAAGAACCGCTTTGGATCGACTAATGAAATGGGTATATTCGAAATGAAAGAAATAGGATTAGAGGAAGTGGCTAACCCTTCAGAAATGTTCTTAGAAGAGCGTTCTAAAGGAGCAGCCGGATCTACTGTAGTAGCTTCAATGGAAGGAACACGTCCGGTACTTGTTGAAATACAGGCGTTAATATCTCCTACTAGTTATGGAAATCCTAGACGAATGGCAACAGGAATAGATCATAGTCGCTTACCACTAATTATGGCTGTCCTGGAAAAAAGATTAGGGATGTTATTGCAACAACAGGATGCGTATGTAAAAGTGGCTGGTGGCGTAAAATTAGATGAACCTGCAATTGATTTAGCCGTAGCTGTAAGTGTTGTCTCAAGCTTTAGAGATCAACCAACAAAGCCTACTGACTGCATCATAGGAGAAGTAGGACTTACAGGGGAAGTGCGAAGAGTTTCGCGTGTAGAACAAAGAGTACAAGAAGCGGCTAAATTAGGTTTTGAAAGAATTATATTACCTGCCAATAATATAGGGGGCTGGACGCCTCCATCTTCTATTCAGGTAATAGGAGTACACTCTGTTGCAGAAGCGATGAAGTATGCGTTAGGAGGGACGTGA
- the disA gene encoding DNA integrity scanning diadenylate cyclase DisA translates to MDEHKAHSRRMMEALQWVAPGSPLREGIDNVLRANTGGLIVLGFDESMKALVDGGFYIDTVFTPSYLYELAKMDGAIILNREGTKIIYANAHLNPDASLVSTETGMRHRTAERVAKQTGALVIAISQRRNVITLYQGNFRYAVKGIEVILTKANQAINTLEKYKIVHDQAMANLAALEFEELVTINDLLQVLNRVAMVLRVKNELLIYLSELGTEGRLIQLQMNELLSDIEEEALHVLRDYSPEGALKPYEQLGKLQNLVHQEFLEEHVLLRLLGYQTTTHSEEIVHPRGYRVLMRIPRLPIMIIENVVDHFGTFPAIYKASVAELDDVEGVGEARARKIIEGIRQVREQTFADRHL, encoded by the coding sequence ATGGATGAGCATAAAGCACATAGTAGGAGGATGATGGAAGCTCTTCAATGGGTAGCGCCAGGTAGTCCTTTACGAGAAGGAATAGACAATGTGTTGCGTGCAAACACAGGTGGGTTAATAGTATTAGGGTTTGACGAGAGTATGAAAGCCCTTGTTGATGGTGGCTTTTATATAGATACAGTATTTACCCCAAGTTATCTATACGAATTAGCGAAAATGGATGGTGCTATTATTCTCAATAGAGAAGGAACCAAGATCATCTATGCTAATGCACATCTAAATCCTGATGCTTCATTAGTATCTACGGAAACAGGAATGAGACATCGTACAGCAGAGAGAGTTGCAAAACAAACAGGAGCTCTAGTTATTGCGATTAGTCAAAGAAGGAATGTCATTACCTTATATCAAGGTAATTTCCGTTACGCAGTTAAAGGGATAGAGGTAATACTGACAAAGGCTAATCAAGCTATTAATACATTAGAGAAATATAAAATTGTTCACGATCAAGCGATGGCAAATCTTGCAGCTTTAGAGTTTGAAGAGTTAGTCACAATTAATGATTTGCTTCAGGTGTTAAATCGTGTAGCAATGGTGTTACGTGTAAAAAATGAATTGCTTATCTACTTAAGCGAACTAGGTACGGAAGGTCGTCTAATTCAGTTACAGATGAATGAGTTACTGTCTGATATAGAAGAAGAAGCTTTACATGTTCTTCGTGATTATAGTCCAGAAGGAGCGTTAAAGCCTTATGAACAATTAGGAAAACTTCAGAATCTTGTTCATCAAGAGTTTTTAGAGGAACATGTTTTATTAAGGCTACTAGGATACCAAACGACAACTCACTCAGAGGAGATCGTGCATCCAAGAGGATATCGAGTGTTGATGCGTATCCCTAGACTTCCAATTATGATTATTGAAAATGTAGTAGACCATTTCGGAACTTTCCCAGCAATCTATAAGGCAAGTGTAGCGGAACTAGATGATGTGGAAGGTGTTGGAGAGGCAAGAGCTAGAAAGATAATTGAAGGAATTAGACAAGTGAGGGAACAAACTTTTGCTGACCGTCATCTCTAA
- a CDS encoding PIN/TRAM domain-containing protein — MLKRIVQLCFLLIGGTLGVLFLPYAIRGFDVLNQPIINNNYMTAIIGAVLFYLMTFWAIDYCLRVIKWMEDSLVKAPVTDLLFGGLGLIIGLLLAFLAGLPFNAMDIPVINTIIPILLTLLLGYMGFQVGFKRRDELVQLFTPSSKGQKKKGSAVHAEEEHSYQYKILDTSVIIDGRIADICQTRFLEGTIVIPQFVLGELQHIADSSDVLKRNRGRRGLDILNRIQKELPVNVEMYEGDFDDIQEVDSKLIKLAKLMDGMLVTNDYNLNKVCEFQGVPVLNINDLANAVKPVVLPGEEMMVQVIKDGKEHNQGIAYLDDGTMIVVEEGRNYISKRIEVVVTSVLQTSAGRMIFAKPKVLEKAL; from the coding sequence ATGTTAAAACGAATTGTTCAATTATGTTTTCTGCTAATTGGTGGTACGCTCGGAGTGCTTTTCCTCCCATATGCTATAAGAGGGTTTGATGTGTTAAACCAACCTATTATTAACAACAACTATATGACTGCAATTATAGGCGCTGTATTATTTTATCTTATGACATTTTGGGCGATAGATTATTGTTTAAGGGTAATAAAATGGATGGAAGATTCATTAGTAAAAGCTCCAGTAACAGACTTATTATTTGGGGGATTAGGACTTATCATAGGTTTATTATTAGCCTTTTTAGCCGGACTACCTTTTAATGCAATGGATATACCAGTAATTAATACAATTATTCCAATTCTACTGACGTTGTTACTAGGATATATGGGTTTCCAAGTGGGATTCAAAAGACGAGATGAGCTAGTTCAGTTATTTACACCTTCTTCAAAAGGACAAAAGAAAAAAGGATCTGCCGTTCACGCTGAAGAGGAGCATTCTTATCAGTATAAAATTTTAGATACTAGTGTCATAATTGATGGTCGAATTGCTGACATCTGTCAAACTCGTTTCTTAGAAGGAACAATAGTGATACCACAGTTTGTCCTTGGTGAACTCCAACATATTGCTGATTCATCTGATGTACTAAAACGTAATAGGGGAAGACGTGGCTTGGATATCTTAAACCGTATCCAAAAAGAATTACCTGTTAACGTGGAGATGTATGAGGGTGACTTTGATGATATTCAAGAAGTAGATAGTAAATTAATTAAACTAGCAAAATTAATGGATGGCATGCTTGTTACAAACGATTATAATTTAAATAAAGTTTGTGAATTCCAAGGAGTACCAGTCTTGAATATCAATGATCTAGCAAATGCTGTTAAACCAGTAGTTCTCCCAGGAGAAGAAATGATGGTTCAAGTTATTAAAGATGGAAAAGAACATAATCAAGGGATAGCTTACTTAGATGATGGTACAATGATTGTAGTGGAAGAAGGCCGCAATTATATTAGTAAACGTATTGAAGTAGTGGTAACTAGTGTATTACAGACTTCAGCAGGTCGCATGATCTTTGCGAAACCTAAAGTATTAGAAAAAGCTTTGTAG
- the ispD gene encoding 2-C-methyl-D-erythritol 4-phosphate cytidylyltransferase → MNYRVIIPAAGQGKRMGLGYNKLFLPLGGRALIAHTLDVFLQDSSCETVILSTNEEERELFLSLSLKGDRSKITFVNGGVERQHSVANGLSSIDAKEDTLVLVHDGARPFITREVIAKVVQKANDNGAAIVGVPVKDTIKRIQSSVVQETIDRSSLWQIQTPQAFRLSILHEAHQWARVNNYLGTDEASLVEKISYPVSIVEGSYDNIKLTTKEDIYFGEAILQAKSQEEKQ, encoded by the coding sequence ATGAACTATCGAGTGATTATTCCTGCTGCAGGACAAGGGAAGCGAATGGGTTTAGGGTATAATAAATTATTTCTTCCTTTGGGTGGACGAGCTTTAATCGCACACACACTTGATGTGTTTCTTCAAGATTCTTCATGTGAAACAGTTATTTTATCTACTAATGAAGAAGAGAGAGAGTTATTTTTATCTCTCTCTCTAAAAGGTGATCGATCGAAAATTACTTTTGTAAATGGAGGAGTAGAACGCCAGCACAGTGTAGCAAACGGATTGTCTAGTATAGATGCTAAAGAGGATACATTAGTATTGGTGCATGATGGAGCAAGGCCGTTTATTACTAGAGAGGTAATTGCAAAAGTAGTTCAGAAAGCCAACGATAACGGTGCAGCAATTGTAGGTGTACCCGTAAAAGACACCATTAAACGCATTCAAAGTTCCGTTGTGCAAGAAACAATAGATCGTTCAAGCTTGTGGCAAATACAAACGCCGCAGGCTTTTCGCTTGTCTATATTACATGAAGCGCATCAGTGGGCAAGGGTGAACAACTATTTAGGAACAGACGAAGCTTCCCTAGTAGAAAAAATTTCCTATCCAGTTTCTATCGTAGAAGGATCTTATGACAATATAAAATTGACAACAAAAGAAGACATTTATTTTGGAGAAGCGATTCTTCAAGCGAAGAGTCAGGAGGAGAAACAATGA
- the ispF gene encoding 2-C-methyl-D-erythritol 2,4-cyclodiphosphate synthase has protein sequence MRIGQGFDVHQLVEGRPLIMGGITIPYEKGLLGHSDADVLLHTIADAALGAIGEGDIGKHFPDTDEAFKDADSAKLLEHVWALVKEKGYKLGNMDCTIIAQKPKMAPYIEPIRERIAQLVEADVSQINVKATTTEKLGFTGRGEGIASQAVILLVAE, from the coding sequence ATGAGAATTGGACAGGGGTTTGATGTACATCAGTTAGTAGAAGGTCGTCCCTTAATAATGGGTGGTATCACGATACCTTACGAAAAAGGATTACTCGGACATTCAGATGCAGATGTATTGCTACATACGATAGCTGACGCAGCACTAGGAGCCATCGGAGAAGGAGATATAGGTAAGCATTTTCCTGACACAGATGAAGCATTTAAAGATGCAGACTCAGCAAAGTTATTAGAGCATGTGTGGGCTCTAGTAAAAGAAAAAGGGTACAAATTAGGTAACATGGATTGTACTATTATTGCGCAAAAGCCAAAAATGGCACCTTATATTGAGCCAATTAGAGAGCGTATTGCACAATTAGTAGAAGCTGATGTTTCACAAATTAACGTAAAAGCAACAACGACAGAAAAGTTAGGTTTCACTGGTAGAGGAGAAGGTATTGCATCACAAGCGGTAATCTTGCTAGTTGCTGAGTAA
- the gltX gene encoding glutamate--tRNA ligase, whose product MTTEVRVRYAPSPTGHLHIGNARTALFNYLYARNTGGKFIIRIEDTDAKRNIEGGEESQLKYLKWLGIEWDESIDVGGEYGPYRQSERNDIYKELYTELLDKGLAYKCYCTEEELEAEREEQIAKGEMPRYSGKHRNLTKEEQEAFEGEGRLPSIRFRVPEGKVYKFQDMVKEEVSFESDGIGDFVIVKKDGIPTYNFAVAVDDHLMKITHVLRGDDHISNTPKQLMVYEAFGWEPPVFGHMTLIVNESRKKLSKRDESIIQFIEQYKDLGYLPEALFNFIGMLGWSPKGEEEIFSKEQFIEIFDPERLSTSPAVFDTQKLTWMNNQYMKNLQLDEVVALSLPHLQKAGLVAAEPTAAELTWAEKLIGLYQEQMSFGAEIVELSDLFFKEELAFDAEAEAVVSEEQVPEVMKALDGQLDQLEEFTPEAIKSAIKAVQKETGHKGKKLFMPIRVVTTGQTHGPELPNAIALLGREKVKARLHRVLG is encoded by the coding sequence ATGACAACAGAAGTTCGTGTGCGATACGCACCAAGTCCAACTGGACATTTACATATCGGTAATGCTCGTACGGCGTTATTTAACTATTTATACGCTCGTAATACGGGAGGGAAGTTTATTATCCGTATTGAGGATACAGATGCGAAACGTAACATTGAAGGTGGAGAAGAAAGTCAATTAAAATACTTAAAATGGTTAGGTATTGAGTGGGATGAGAGTATTGATGTTGGAGGAGAGTATGGTCCTTACCGTCAATCAGAGCGTAACGATATCTATAAAGAACTATACACTGAGCTACTTGATAAAGGTTTAGCATACAAATGCTACTGTACAGAAGAGGAACTGGAAGCGGAGCGCGAGGAGCAAATTGCTAAAGGTGAAATGCCAAGATACTCTGGCAAACATCGTAATCTGACAAAAGAAGAGCAAGAAGCTTTTGAAGGGGAAGGACGATTACCTAGTATTCGTTTTCGCGTACCAGAAGGAAAAGTATACAAATTCCAAGACATGGTGAAGGAAGAGGTATCATTTGAATCAGATGGTATCGGCGACTTTGTTATTGTGAAGAAAGATGGTATTCCAACGTATAACTTTGCTGTTGCGGTAGATGATCATTTAATGAAAATAACACACGTTTTACGTGGTGATGACCATATTTCTAATACACCGAAACAGTTAATGGTTTACGAAGCGTTTGGTTGGGAGCCACCGGTATTTGGCCATATGACGTTGATTGTTAATGAATCTCGTAAAAAGCTAAGTAAACGTGATGAGAGCATTATTCAATTTATTGAGCAGTATAAAGATTTAGGGTATCTTCCAGAAGCTTTGTTTAACTTTATCGGAATGCTTGGTTGGTCTCCAAAAGGAGAGGAAGAGATCTTCTCTAAAGAACAATTTATCGAAATCTTTGATCCGGAGCGTTTATCTACATCTCCAGCTGTTTTTGATACACAAAAGCTTACATGGATGAACAATCAATATATGAAAAATCTGCAATTAGACGAAGTGGTTGCTTTATCTTTACCTCATTTACAAAAAGCAGGATTAGTTGCTGCAGAACCAACAGCGGCAGAATTAACTTGGGCAGAGAAACTGATTGGTCTTTATCAAGAACAAATGAGTTTTGGAGCGGAGATTGTAGAGTTATCTGATTTATTCTTTAAAGAAGAACTTGCCTTTGACGCAGAAGCGGAAGCGGTTGTTAGCGAAGAACAAGTTCCAGAAGTGATGAAAGCTTTAGATGGTCAACTAGACCAATTAGAAGAGTTTACTCCAGAAGCTATTAAGAGTGCGATTAAAGCAGTACAGAAAGAGACTGGTCATAAAGGGAAGAAACTATTTATGCCTATCCGTGTAGTGACAACAGGTCAAACACATGGTCCAGAATTGCCAAATGCGATAGCGCTACTTGGAAGAGAAAAAGTAAAAGCACGTCTACACAGAGTTTTAGGATAA